One genomic window of Quercus robur chromosome 6, dhQueRobu3.1, whole genome shotgun sequence includes the following:
- the LOC126733314 gene encoding G-type lectin S-receptor-like serine/threonine-protein kinase LECRK4 produces MALKLYLFLLFLHLFSITKAQSPPQSNITTGSTLYTNSTPNFWPSPSGYFAFGFYPSGNGFKVGIWLVGSPKNTIVWMSRQNDTVLSPGAALLFSTDGRLRLHSSTGQVESIAKTNQKASVASMLDSGNFVLYDSSWNIIWASFDYPSNTLLVGQKLGEDRVLYSSISEADTSIGSFKLCMQSDGNLNAYPIRSIFDGRYVYWSSNNPHAERNSSFNLAADSRIYLSNSIGLSIMNLTEGGYPIDAKALYRVTFDVDGILRLYQHQMGLKGSSNSSILWTTIHEEDRCRVKGICGPNSICTINDADLSCICLPGFDFVDSENPNIGCKLNFTIIEDCFGNKGNADYTIFPLPNTLWEPSEYDILSKSSEEACSKDCLEDCNCVVAKFRDQMCIKQKLPLRFLRRNSSDPTKALVKIRNESLPNDLPTDTNVVITKKLGKKLGVVGVVLITFSIIFFLLSSYLIFSRQIWSSKINTRQASSPPDVVEEISLRSFTYDQLVIATDNFKEEIGRGASAKVYKGTLAMNGGREIAVKWLLNMVEGEPEFRNEMKIIGRTHHKNLVHLIGFCSEGSSRLLVYEFMKNGSLGSLLFNARERPSWNERMRISLEIARGIHYLHEECQTRIIHCDIKPQNILMDESWSAKISDFGLSKLLKTDQTRTYTMARGTRGYVAPEWYKSNSAITVKADIYSFGVLLFEIICCRKNMVLSAPEEEIVLMDWIDRCFVSGELRKVVGEEVVDMEELEKMVKVGLRCVQTEPDQRPSMKSVILMLEGTIVTQPPPPLCSYASV; encoded by the coding sequence ATGGCATTAAagctttatttgtttctcttgtTTCTCCATCTATTTTCCATAACAAAAGCTCAATCCCCCCCACAATCAAACATTACCACTGGCTCCACCCTTTACACAAACTCCACCCCAAATTTCTGGCCTTCTCCTTCTGGCTATTTTGCATTTGGGTTTTACCCTAGTGGCAATGGCTTCAAGGTTGGCATTTGGCTCGTGGGCAGCCCCAAAAACACAATAGTGTGGATGTCACGTCAGAATGATACAGTGCTCTCACCTGGTGCAGCTCTTCTCTTTTCTACAGATGGTAGACTCCGCCTCCATAGCTCCACTGGACAAGTTGAATCAATTGCTAAAACAAATCAAAAGGCTTCAGTTGCTTCCATGCTTGATTCTGGTAACTTTGTTTTGTATGACTCTAGTTGGAACATCATTTGGGCTAGCTTTGATTATCCGAGCAATACCCTTTTGGTCGGACAAAAGCTAGGTGAAGACCGAGTTTTGTATTCTAGCATCTCCGAAGCAGATACCTCAATTGGAAGCTTCAAGCTATGTATGCAAAGTGATGGAAACCTCAATGCTTATCCAATAAGAAGTATTTTTGATGGAAGATATGTGTATTGGTCATCAAATAACCCACATGCTGAAAGAAACTCGTCCTTTAATTTAGCAGCTGACAGCCGCATCTACCTTTCCAATTCCATTGGGTTAAGCATAATGAATTTAACAGAAGGTGGATATCCTATTGATGCTAAAGCCTTGTATCGGGTAACGTTTGACGTGGACGGCATTTTGAGACTTTACCAGCATCAAATGGGGCTTAAAGGCAGCTCAAACTCTTCAATCTTGTGGACGACAATCCATGAAGAAGATCGTTGCAGGGTTAAAGGGATTTGCGGGCCAAACAGCATTTGCACCATCAATGATGCAGATCTTTCTTGCATCTGTCTCCCAGGTTTTGACTTTGTGGATTCTGAAAATCCTAATATTGGCTGCAAGTTAAACTTCACAATCATAGAAGATTGCTTTGGAAACAAGGGTAACGCGGATTATACTATTTTCCCTCTCCCAAACACTCTATGGGAACCTAGCGAGTATGATATACTGTCAAAATCGAGTGAAGAAGCATGTTCCAAAGATTGTTTGGAGGACTGTAATTGTGTGGTGGCAAAATTCAGAGACCAAATGTGCATCAAGCAAAAGCTTCCACTTAGATTTCTGAGGAGGAATAGTAGTGATCCAACTAAAGCATTGGTGAAGATTAGAAATGAAAGTTTGCCAAATGACTTGCCCACAGACACAAATGTTGTCATCACAAAGAAGCTAGGGAAGAAACTTGGAGTTGTTGGTGTAGTTCTCATCACCttctctataattttttttctgttgTCCAGTTATCTTATTTTTTCACGTCAGATTTGGAGCTCTAAGATCAATACAAGGCAAGCTAGTAGTCCACCTGATGTTGTTGAAGAAATAAGTTTGAGATCATTTACCTATGATCAACTAGTAATAGCCACAGATAATTTCAAGGAAGAGATTGGTAGGGGAGCATCTGCGAAGGTTTATAAAGGCACCCTGGCAATGAATGGTGGACGAGAAATTGCAGTTAAGTGGCTATTGAATATGGTAGAAGGAGAACCAGAGTTCCGAAATGAAATGAAGATAATAGGAAGGACTCACCACAAGAATTTAGTCCACTTGATCGGCTTTTGCAGTGAAGGATCAAGCAGGCTCCTTGTGTATGAATTCATGAAAAATGGCTCATTGGGAAGCCTTCTCTTCAATGCCAGGGAACGTCCTAGTTGGAATGAGAGAATGAGAATTTCACTAGAGATAGCAAGGGGGATTCACTATCTCCATGAAGAGTGTCAGACCCGGATCATCCATTGTGACATTAAGCCACAGAATATACTCATGGATGAATCTTGGTCAGCCAAAATATCAGATTTTGGACTATCCAAACTATTGAAAACAGATCAAACAAGGACATACACCATGGCAAGGGGAACAAGAGGCTATGTAGCTCCTGAGTGGTACAAGAGCAATTCTGCAATCACAGTAAAAGCTGACATCTACAGCTTCGGGGTACTGTTATTCGAAATCATTTGCTGCAGAAAGAACATGGTTTTATCAGCCCCAGAGGAAGAAATAGTACTAATGGATTGGATTGATAGATGCTTTGTGTCTGGAGAGCTTAGAAAAGTGGTGGGAGAAGAAGTGGTGGACATGGAGGAACTAGAAAAGATGGTGAAAGTGGGACTTCGGTGTGTGCAGACTGAACCAGATCAGCGCCCCTCGATGAAGTCTGTGATTTTGATGCTAGAAGGAACCATCGTGACACAACCACCTCCTCCACTATGTTCCTATGCTAGTGTCTAA
- the LOC126733315 gene encoding uncharacterized protein LOC126733315 produces MPPAKKGKGAKANSNSNSAGPTQSSSSSVKPPNHNFPSCIRSIPPSSVAITIHAKPGSKSSSITDISDEAVGVQIDAPARDGEANAALLDFISSVLGVKRRQVSVGSGSKSRDKVVIVEEVTLKSVFDALEKVSKSVLEK; encoded by the exons ATGCCACCGGCCAAGAAGGGCAAAGGAGCGAAGGCCAATTCTAACTCCAACTCGGCCGGGCCAACTCAGTCGTCGTCCTCCTCCGTAAAACCCCCCAaccacaattttccatcctGTATTCGGTCAATCCCTCCGTCCTCTGTGGCCATCACCATCCACGCCAAGCCTGGCTCCAAATCCTCGTCCATCACAG ATATCAGTGATGAGGCAGTGGGAGTGCAAATTGACGCGCCGGCAAGAGACGGAGAAGCTAACGCCGCCCTTCTCGATTTCATTAGCTCC GTTTTAGGGGTGAAAAGAAGGCAAGTATCTGTAGGTTCtggttctaaatcaagagacaAGGTTGTGATTGTCGAGGAGGTAActttaaaaagtgtttttgaTGCTTTAGAAAAAGTTTCAAAATCCGTGTTGGAGAAATGA
- the LOC126733316 gene encoding uncharacterized protein LOC126733316: MTTKFNQELYTYINAKKNEPFSSIGQRRVRVVKKEKEKEVTKKGSSTPTSEEGQAASLVVSIEEIIPPLKKCQMGDKGKDKMGASVWVDTGMTLAYGEPSCAEAHPGVRETMHITSQYLLNEEKAVVANSKVEVLEAKGSHLRRDLIAAMDDNNASKEKLKALSEMLNAEKLLVKQKVEQLVAANLKMKNAMTKAIHAFQLTDE, translated from the exons atgactACTAAATTTAACCAGGAACTATACACATATATcaatgcaaagaaaaatgagcCCTTTTCTAGCATCGGTCAGCGGAGAGTAAGGGTTgttaagaaagagaaagagaaggaggTGACCAAGAAAGGTTCATCCACCCCTACTTCGGAGGAAGGCCAAGCTGCTTCCCTGGTCGTTTCTATTGAGGAGATCATTCCTCCTTTGAAGAAATGTCAGATGGGGGATAAGGGAAAGGATAAGATGGGAGCCAGCGTCTGGGTTGACACAGGGATGACTCTTGCTTATGGTGAGCCATCATGTGCAGAAGCTCATCCAG GTGTTAGGGAGACGATGCACATTACCTCCCAATATCTGCTAAATGAGGAGAAGGCCGTGGTGGCCAATTCTAAGGTGGAGGTGTTGGAGGCTAAGGGTTCTCACCTGAGAAGAGACTTGATTGCTGCAATGGACGACAACAATGCATCTAAGGAGAAGCTCAAGGCTTTGTCCGAGATGCTCAATGCGGAGAAGTTGCTGGTGAAGCAGAAGGTCGAGCAGCTTGTGGCGGCCAACTTGAAAATGAAGAATGCTATGACCAAGGCCATCCATGCCTTTCAACTTACGGACGAGTAA
- the LOC126690012 gene encoding uncharacterized protein LOC126690012, with amino-acid sequence MDELRNVIKEKIDRSLDRMVRKTDSPFTTAVRECLVPSKFCLPQLEPFDGLKDPLDHLNTFKTTLGLQQPPDEILCRSFPTTLKGAAREWFTKLPTSSIDNFEQLGNCFLRHFVSGQRTKRPADHLLAIRQGEKETLRSYVKRFTHETLEVDEADDKVQFTTFKARLKSREFVVSLTKNPPRTMAEMLLKVQKYTNAEDALAAIEGIEKPKENERKEDDRRGQKGEWVDHQNTDGNRQKDEKTPRTVKFIPLVMPIDQILPQIKDEHYLKWPRPLHSSPNMRNKKKYCRFHKDNGHYTEDCRDLKEQIKELIQKGKLQKFVKREIPASPGMTIRTNMKLSRGMKTSCPLAHRAP; translated from the coding sequence ATGGATGAGCTGAGGAATGTGATTAAGGAGAAAATAGACCGGAGCCTAGATCGAATGGTCAGGAAGACAGATTCACCCTTCACTACAGCGGTCCGGGAATGCCTGGTGCCTTCGAAGTTCTGTCTACCACAGCTCGAGCCATTTGACGGGTTGAAGGATCCTCTGGATCACCTTAATACCTTCAAGACGACTCTGGGTCTTCAACAACCCCCTGACGAGATCTTATGTCGTTCTTTCcccaccactctcaaaggagcgGCGAGAGAATGGTTCACTAAGTTACCAACGTCGTCCATCGATAACTTCGAGCAGCTAGGCAATTGCTTCCTACGTCACTTCGTTAGTGGACAACGCACAAAGAGGCCAGCAGACCATCTGCTTGCCATTAGacaaggagaaaaagaaacctTGAGATCATATGTGAAGCGTTTCACTCATGAAACCTTGGAGGTGGATGAAGCAGATGACAAAGTGCAATTTACGACTTTTAAAGCTAGATTAAAATCCAGGGAATTTGTGGTCTCACTCACGAAGAATCCTCCTCGGACGATGGCGGAAATGCTCCTAAAGGTTCAGAAGTACACTAATGCTGAGGACGCTTTGGCAGCAATAGAAGGAATAGAGAAGCCTAAGGAGAATGAGAGAAAGGAGGACGATCGAAGAGGACAAAAAGGGGAATGGGTAGATCATCAGAATACTGACGGGAATAGACAAAAAGATGAAAAGACTCCTCGGACGGTAAAATTCATTCCTCTAGTTATGCCCATTGATCAAATTTTGCCGCAGATCAAAGATGAACACTACCTCAAATGGCCCCGACCACTACATTCGTCACCAAACATGCGCAACAAGAAGAAGTATTGCCGTTTTCATAAGGATAATGGTCATTACACAGAGGACTGCAGGGACCTAAAGGAGCAAATAAAGGAGCTCATACAGAAAGGGAAATTGCAGAAATTTGTGAAAAGGGAGATTCCAGCAAGCCCAGGGATGACAATAAGGACAAACATGAAGCTTTCCAGAGGGATGAAGACCTCTTGCCCCCTCGCCCACAGAGCGCCATAG